A part of Hippea maritima DSM 10411 genomic DNA contains:
- the speB gene encoding agmatinase, translating to MKFYCSIHEIKKTKTVLVGVPYDGTSTYRPGSRFAPQAIREASYGIESYSPYQDKDLRDIRFYDIGDIPLSYGDKELNLKLIEAFIIKLIMKGKKTLALGGEHLITYPLIKAYAKKYKEFAIVQLDAHSDLIDSYRGESLSHATVMRRCSEIVGFENLYQLGIRSMVEEDKLLPHRDVNMGLFDLSKAEEFLKRIGDKPIYLTVDLDVLDPSIFPGTGTPEPGGITYKEILSFLKLLRQKKIIGADVVELSPHYDPTGVSSVVAASIVREILLIMGN from the coding sequence ATGAAGTTCTACTGCTCAATTCATGAGATTAAGAAGACAAAGACAGTCTTGGTGGGTGTGCCTTATGATGGCACATCCACCTATAGACCCGGTTCACGGTTTGCACCGCAGGCTATAAGAGAAGCATCATACGGTATAGAATCATATAGCCCCTATCAGGATAAAGACCTGCGGGATATAAGGTTTTACGATATAGGTGATATACCTCTAAGTTACGGGGATAAAGAACTCAACCTAAAGCTAATTGAGGCTTTCATAATAAAACTAATAATGAAAGGTAAAAAGACTTTAGCCTTAGGCGGTGAACACCTGATTACCTATCCGTTAATAAAAGCCTATGCAAAAAAGTACAAGGAGTTTGCCATAGTCCAATTAGACGCCCACAGTGACCTTATAGACTCATACAGAGGGGAAAGCCTATCTCATGCTACCGTTATGAGACGCTGTTCAGAAATTGTAGGTTTTGAGAACCTCTATCAGCTCGGCATAAGAAGCATGGTAGAAGAAGACAAGCTCCTACCCCATAGAGATGTAAACATGGGTCTTTTTGACCTATCAAAGGCAGAAGAATTCTTAAAAAGAATAGGTGATAAACCAATCTACCTTACAGTTGATTTGGATGTATTAGACCCATCGATCTTCCCAGGTACAGGAACACCCGAACCAGGCGGCATTACCTACAAAGAGATATTAAGCTTTCTTAAACTTTTAAGACAGAAGAAAATAATTGGCGCAGATGTAGTAGAACTATCACCACATTACGATCCAACAGGCGTCTCTTCGGTAGTTGCTGCAAGTATTGTTAGAGAAATTCTACTGATTATGGGTAATTGA
- a CDS encoding pyruvoyl-dependent arginine decarboxylase, which yields MFNRAPNIYAIKAAEAEGFSPLNAFDVALLESGVGNTNLVKMSSILPPSCKKKEYIELPPGDLVPVAYAALTSSKKGQRIAAAVAIAIPKDPTKNGLIMEFEDYDITKEEAEKQVRKMAEWGMKYRGFEIDRIESIAVDHVVEEHGAVFACVVLWWE from the coding sequence ATGTTCAATAGGGCTCCCAACATTTATGCAATTAAAGCAGCAGAAGCTGAAGGCTTCAGCCCCTTGAATGCATTTGATGTAGCCTTATTAGAAAGCGGCGTTGGAAATACAAACTTAGTAAAGATGAGTTCCATTCTTCCCCCATCCTGTAAGAAAAAGGAATACATAGAACTACCACCGGGGGATTTAGTGCCTGTTGCCTATGCAGCGCTAACATCCAGTAAAAAAGGACAAAGAATAGCAGCAGCAGTGGCAATAGCCATACCGAAAGATCCCACAAAGAATGGCCTGATTATGGAGTTTGAGGATTACGACATAACAAAAGAGGAAGCCGAAAAGCAGGTAAGAAAAATGGCCGAGTGGGGTATGAAATACAGAGGTTTTGAGATAGACAGAATTGAAAGCATAGCAGTCGACCATGTAGTTGAAGAACACGGTGCAGTATTTGCCTGTGTAGTACTATGGTGGGAATAG
- the speD gene encoding adenosylmethionine decarboxylase — translation MKALGRHVLAEYFGCEKELLNDPKALENHLIEAAKAANATVISSSFRTFEPFGVSGVVIVAESHLAIHTWPEYGFAAVDFFTCGDSSNPWKAHEYLKTVLKPSKTEEKEVLRGVLDIENLSFKPFLIEQQKRENNSAAFV, via the coding sequence GTGAAGGCACTCGGAAGACACGTTTTGGCTGAGTACTTTGGATGTGAAAAGGAACTTTTAAACGACCCAAAGGCTTTAGAGAATCACCTCATTGAGGCTGCTAAAGCAGCTAATGCCACCGTTATTTCTTCCTCATTTAGAACCTTCGAACCCTTCGGAGTTAGCGGCGTTGTAATCGTCGCAGAATCCCACTTAGCTATCCATACATGGCCTGAATACGGCTTTGCAGCAGTTGACTTTTTTACCTGTGGTGATTCATCCAATCCATGGAAAGCCCACGAGTATTTAAAAACCGTTCTAAAACCCTCAAAAACAGAGGAAAAAGAGGTATTAAGAGGGGTTTTAGATATAGAGAACTTGAGTTTCAAGCCGTTTTTAATAGAACAACAAAAAAGAGAAAACAATAGCGCTGCTTTTGTTTGA
- a CDS encoding GPI anchored serine-threonine rich family protein has translation MKFLKRILIALICVFLFSLTLEACAENIIISPKKGNVWHEGKTYTIKWKSLDEGVICIAILIGGHYAGVINDCDSCASQGKFKWRIPNGFVSGFGKNSDNYVRVVLYYKDNETKSFYSDYFTISK, from the coding sequence ATGAAGTTTTTAAAAAGGATTTTAATTGCATTAATTTGCGTTTTCCTCTTTTCACTTACGCTTGAAGCATGCGCAGAAAATATTATAATATCGCCGAAAAAGGGAAACGTATGGCACGAGGGAAAAACCTATACAATAAAGTGGAAAAGCTTAGATGAAGGTGTTATTTGTATAGCAATTTTAATAGGCGGGCATTATGCCGGTGTAATCAACGATTGCGACAGTTGTGCATCACAAGGCAAATTTAAATGGAGAATACCTAACGGTTTTGTAAGTGGTTTTGGAAAAAATAGTGACAACTACGTAAGAGTTGTACTGTACTACAAAGATAACGAAACCAAGAGCTTTTATAGCGATTATTTCACTATCTCAAAATAA
- a CDS encoding CHAD domain-containing protein: protein MALEIERRYLLLPLRVEYFLKMFGMNFEKYEIVQSYLLRDGKLGRIRKLNDKYFLTIKKGEGLVREEYEDEITEDIYKNILNSSDDVKTLYKTRYVVNIDSYDYEFDEFEDKLKGLVLLEVEFKNEKEALNFNLNNSLKNVIVKEVTDDRRFDNSNLAISQTLPYL from the coding sequence ATGGCATTAGAGATAGAAAGAAGGTATCTACTTTTACCTTTACGCGTTGAGTATTTTTTAAAGATGTTTGGTATGAACTTTGAAAAGTACGAAATAGTTCAAAGTTATCTATTGAGAGACGGCAAGCTTGGCAGAATAAGGAAGCTGAATGATAAATACTTTCTCACAATAAAGAAAGGCGAAGGACTTGTCAGAGAAGAATATGAAGATGAAATCACCGAAGACATTTACAAAAACATATTAAATTCATCGGATGATGTAAAAACACTTTATAAGACAAGATACGTGGTAAACATAGATAGTTATGATTATGAATTTGATGAATTTGAGGATAAACTCAAGGGACTTGTTCTTTTAGAGGTTGAGTTCAAAAACGAAAAAGAGGCGCTTAATTTCAATCTAAATAATTCATTGAAAAATGTTATAGTTAAAGAGGTCACTGATGATAGGCGTTTCGATAACTCCAATTTGGCAATTTCTCAAACACTACCCTATCTATAA
- a CDS encoding cache domain-containing protein, which produces MASFGFVLISFVLISILSFVLIKINGYIFSKNIDVVKNEYVNLLKEQVKGDVIDIKEYIPYLALKSERSLKNTIKLKCGNMFSLSYFIYSTYKSDSVLAKNIENIVYQALQGATFLGGEGFYGLISHGEFVFGQKNQDKIKLTRPIPVDFQEGFINLQLPNQISNDVACYIKYFSPIASYIAACIPQEDLRQKIQYMVADTIANRNLSMNKNRYIFINDTKGNMVLIYTNVMLNKNRKLWEIAKNKEDEKLIRDVFQKELKAYYTRGGKFIKYMWYEPKLKKYGQKISFICAYKPWGWIIGEGFYEDEVDFAIDRVRNGIKEGISPIIKYLYLYILLLGAGILLFSYILFLYLNTKLRDTFKVFEKSFKEQNRIDESKYSLLELRNIARYINNFIEKFKDYENEFLEALVYAMESKDPYTKGHSQRVARYASLIAKELGLGEEKESELYKAGLLHDIGKIGIPDNILLKPGKLTPTEYKIIQYHPIFSYEIVSQIEQFKPLAKHIRHHHERCDGSGYPDKLKCEQISLETRILAIADVFDAITSKRAYRKQLNAEEAIKIMEKEPLDQEILAKIKDKLMQLYTEEESVEYRTDMIEEVEKIRKELFDIDYITGLKRRRVLIDKTNKFIEEKKPFAIFFIDIKNLSYINYTFSTYIGDKLIIYTAIALSDVIKGCSNCETLSRAYNDAFLFIFKLKSKDYKKECSSMDEFLRNTLKNKVVELFEKDEEIDKTTKRKLYSSIEFHIFYGVYPDEFKNTEDLIYGCMKKKKKHSES; this is translated from the coding sequence TTGGCATCATTTGGATTTGTTCTGATAAGCTTTGTATTAATATCAATCTTATCGTTTGTTCTAATAAAGATAAATGGCTATATATTTAGCAAGAACATAGATGTAGTAAAGAATGAATATGTAAATCTGCTAAAAGAACAAGTTAAGGGTGATGTAATAGACATTAAAGAATACATTCCTTATCTTGCACTAAAGAGTGAACGTTCTTTAAAAAACACAATAAAGTTAAAATGTGGAAATATGTTTTCATTGTCTTATTTTATCTACTCCACTTACAAGTCAGATTCGGTCTTAGCAAAAAACATAGAAAATATCGTCTATCAAGCACTTCAAGGAGCAACATTTTTGGGAGGTGAGGGCTTTTATGGCTTAATATCACATGGTGAGTTTGTGTTTGGTCAAAAAAATCAGGATAAAATAAAACTAACCAGACCAATTCCTGTTGATTTTCAAGAAGGTTTTATAAACTTACAGCTACCCAATCAGATAAGCAATGATGTTGCATGTTATATAAAGTATTTTTCCCCGATAGCTTCATACATAGCAGCATGCATACCTCAAGAAGACCTAAGGCAAAAAATACAATATATGGTAGCGGATACTATAGCCAATAGGAATTTATCAATGAACAAAAATAGATATATTTTTATAAACGATACAAAGGGCAACATGGTGCTTATATATACAAATGTGATGCTAAACAAAAACAGGAAACTATGGGAGATCGCTAAAAACAAAGAAGATGAGAAACTCATAAGGGATGTGTTTCAGAAGGAATTAAAAGCTTACTATACAAGAGGTGGTAAGTTTATCAAATACATGTGGTATGAGCCGAAACTAAAGAAATACGGCCAAAAAATATCCTTTATATGTGCTTATAAGCCATGGGGTTGGATAATAGGAGAAGGTTTTTATGAAGATGAAGTTGATTTTGCAATAGATAGAGTTCGAAATGGCATAAAAGAAGGCATTAGTCCGATAATAAAGTATTTGTATCTTTATATACTGCTGTTAGGAGCTGGAATTTTATTGTTTAGTTATATACTATTCTTGTATCTAAATACTAAACTTAGAGATACATTTAAAGTTTTCGAGAAATCGTTTAAGGAACAAAACAGAATAGATGAATCGAAATATTCTTTATTAGAACTTAGAAATATTGCACGTTACATAAACAACTTTATAGAAAAATTCAAGGATTATGAAAATGAGTTTTTAGAGGCTCTTGTATATGCAATGGAATCCAAAGACCCATATACAAAGGGTCATTCACAGAGGGTTGCGCGATATGCAAGTCTGATAGCAAAAGAACTTGGTCTTGGTGAAGAAAAGGAGAGTGAATTATACAAAGCAGGACTTCTACACGATATAGGCAAAATAGGCATACCAGATAATATACTTCTAAAACCTGGAAAATTAACGCCAACTGAGTATAAAATCATTCAATATCATCCAATTTTTTCATACGAAATAGTATCCCAAATAGAACAATTTAAACCACTTGCCAAACATATACGACATCACCATGAACGATGTGATGGCAGTGGCTATCCTGACAAGCTAAAGTGCGAACAGATAAGCTTAGAGACAAGGATACTTGCTATAGCTGATGTATTTGATGCAATAACGAGCAAAAGAGCCTATAGAAAACAGCTCAACGCCGAAGAAGCTATAAAAATAATGGAAAAGGAGCCGTTGGATCAAGAAATACTCGCAAAAATCAAGGATAAGCTTATGCAATTGTATACAGAAGAAGAAAGTGTTGAATATAGAACAGATATGATAGAAGAAGTGGAAAAGATAAGAAAAGAGCTGTTTGATATAGACTATATTACAGGTCTAAAGCGCAGAAGGGTATTGATAGATAAGACAAATAAATTTATAGAAGAGAAAAAGCCCTTCGCTATATTTTTTATAGACATAAAAAACCTTTCATACATCAATTATACCTTTTCTACCTATATAGGGGATAAGCTCATAATCTATACAGCTATAGCGTTATCGGATGTGATTAAGGGTTGTTCAAATTGCGAAACCCTATCCAGAGCTTACAATGATGCGTTTTTGTTTATATTTAAACTAAAAAGTAAAGATTACAAAAAAGAATGCAGTAGTATGGATGAGTTTTTGAGGAATACCTTAAAGAATAAAGTTGTTGAGTTGTTTGAAAAAGATGAGGAGATAGATAAAACAACAAAAAGAAAACTTTATAGTTCTATAGAATTTCATATATTCTATGGAGTGTATCCTGATGAGTTTAAAAACACCGAAGATTTAATTTATGGCTGCATGAAAAAAAAGAAAAAGCACAGTGAGAGTTAA
- a CDS encoding Rid family detoxifying hydrolase codes for MRINTENAPAALGPYSQAIKKDNLCFVSMQLGLNPSTGEIVSREAKEQTRQAIKNVEAILKKCELSLKDVVKATLYITDLNDFAAVNEVYAEYFANKPARSLVVQAAMPKDAKVALDVIATRGDDLTDELDYRER; via the coding sequence ATGCGTATAAATACAGAAAATGCTCCTGCGGCATTGGGTCCATATTCTCAGGCTATAAAAAAAGATAATTTATGCTTTGTATCTATGCAGCTTGGTCTAAATCCGTCAACAGGTGAGATAGTAAGCAGAGAGGCAAAAGAGCAAACACGCCAAGCCATAAAAAACGTGGAAGCAATTCTGAAAAAGTGTGAACTTTCTCTGAAAGATGTTGTGAAGGCAACGCTCTATATAACAGATTTAAATGACTTTGCAGCAGTAAATGAGGTTTATGCCGAATATTTTGCAAATAAACCTGCCCGTTCGTTGGTTGTTCAGGCAGCTATGCCAAAAGATGCTAAAGTTGCTTTGGATGTTATAGCTACAAGAGGTGATGATTTAACTGACGAGCTTGATTACAGAGAAAGGTGA
- a CDS encoding class I adenylate-forming enzyme family protein, with product MNLTEKILNSLDEAKDKTLKFEDKIYTYSQIAQNIRKAATLLKELGVGFSDRVALQLPKSMEFIYFHFANMLIGAITLPLNPTYSKNETEYFLSDSGSCLFITTKENRDRLKDVISKLNIKTFLIDEELDKLDKVEIYKEKPKTQPDDVAIIAYTSGTTGRSKGAMITHKNLITNMEALRKLWRLSDKDKLLHVLPIFHVHGLVVALQGGLNSKMDIVMHEKFDPMTTLKAIEKEEITLFMGVPTIYSRLVDALDKLEKKPDISSMRLFISGSAPLTKVLFERFYKLTGHRILERYGMSEAGMITSNPYNPQERIPLSVGYPLEGCSIKIVKDGIKAKPFEVGEVYIKGSNVFKGYWQMSDKTRESFEDGWFKSGDLGYVDESGRLFLVGRAKELIITGGLNVYPKEVENIIDSHPAVKESAVFGVEDSDFGERVEAAVVLNQKDIAPGELIDFCKKNLAHYKCPKQIHILEELPKNAMGKIQKNVLSNMFKVK from the coding sequence GTGAATCTAACTGAGAAGATCTTAAACTCTTTGGATGAGGCTAAAGATAAAACCCTGAAATTTGAAGATAAAATTTACACATACTCTCAGATTGCCCAAAACATAAGAAAGGCAGCCACTCTTTTGAAAGAACTTGGTGTTGGTTTTTCAGATAGAGTAGCGCTGCAATTGCCAAAATCTATGGAATTTATCTACTTCCATTTTGCCAATATGCTCATAGGTGCAATAACATTACCCTTGAACCCTACCTATTCAAAAAACGAGACGGAGTATTTTCTAAGCGACTCAGGTAGTTGTTTGTTTATTACAACAAAAGAAAACAGAGATAGGTTGAAGGATGTAATAAGCAAACTAAATATAAAAACATTTTTGATAGACGAGGAGTTAGATAAGCTAGACAAAGTTGAAATTTACAAAGAAAAACCAAAAACCCAACCGGATGATGTTGCGATAATAGCCTACACCTCTGGTACAACAGGGAGAAGTAAAGGTGCTATGATCACACACAAAAACCTTATAACAAACATGGAAGCATTAAGAAAACTATGGCGTCTAAGCGATAAGGACAAGTTACTCCATGTTTTGCCCATTTTTCATGTACACGGCCTTGTTGTGGCTCTCCAGGGGGGTCTGAATTCCAAGATGGATATAGTAATGCATGAAAAATTTGACCCAATGACCACATTGAAAGCTATAGAAAAAGAGGAAATTACGCTGTTCATGGGGGTGCCAACTATATACTCCAGGCTTGTGGATGCACTTGATAAATTAGAGAAGAAACCTGATATATCTTCAATGAGACTGTTTATATCCGGTTCAGCCCCACTAACAAAGGTTTTGTTTGAGAGGTTCTACAAGCTAACAGGACATAGGATACTAGAAAGGTATGGCATGAGTGAGGCGGGTATGATAACGTCAAATCCTTACAACCCCCAGGAAAGAATTCCGCTGAGCGTAGGATACCCGCTTGAGGGTTGCTCTATAAAAATAGTTAAAGACGGTATAAAAGCAAAACCGTTTGAGGTAGGAGAGGTTTACATAAAAGGCTCAAATGTGTTTAAGGGTTATTGGCAAATGTCAGATAAAACCCGTGAATCCTTCGAGGATGGCTGGTTCAAAAGTGGTGATTTAGGTTATGTTGATGAATCTGGAAGGTTGTTTTTAGTTGGAAGGGCTAAAGAGCTCATAATAACAGGTGGCTTAAATGTTTATCCCAAAGAAGTTGAAAACATTATAGATAGCCATCCAGCTGTAAAAGAGAGCGCTGTATTTGGGGTAGAAGATAGTGATTTTGGGGAGAGAGTTGAGGCTGCTGTTGTTTTAAATCAAAAAGATATAGCTCCAGGCGAGCTTATAGATTTTTGCAAAAAAAATCTTGCTCACTACAAGTGCCCAAAACAGATTCACATCTTAGAGGAACTACCAAAAAACGCGATGGGTAAGATTCAGAAGAATGTATTGTCCAATATGTTTAAGGTTAAATAA
- a CDS encoding HIT family protein, translating into MNSQNRCVFCDTKNLEIILKNHLCYAVFDKYPVNRGHILIVPYRHFASFFDANREEVLAIHDLINDARVFLDREFSPAAYNIGVNVGEVAGQTIMHMHIHLIPRYEGDIRNPRGGVRGVIPSRRIYPF; encoded by the coding sequence GTGAATTCCCAGAATAGGTGTGTATTTTGCGATACCAAAAACCTTGAAATAATTTTAAAGAACCATTTGTGTTATGCTGTTTTTGATAAATATCCGGTTAACAGGGGACATATACTTATTGTTCCCTATAGACATTTTGCCAGTTTCTTTGATGCCAACAGAGAAGAAGTGCTTGCAATTCACGATTTAATAAACGATGCAAGGGTTTTTTTAGACAGAGAATTTTCACCAGCCGCTTACAATATAGGTGTTAATGTTGGAGAGGTAGCAGGCCAAACAATAATGCATATGCATATCCACCTTATACCCAGATATGAAGGCGATATAAGAAACCCTCGTGGCGGTGTCAGGGGTGTTATTCCATCCAGAAGAATATACCCATTCTAA
- a CDS encoding DUF134 domain-containing protein translates to MPRRRKRGRVRFRFGRVCFKPCGIPANTLDRVTLSYDELEAIRLADFEGLYQQQASELMQVSRPTFSRIIERAHQKIADALIHSKAIEIEEEGEFPE, encoded by the coding sequence ATGCCACGTAGGAGAAAAAGAGGAAGAGTTAGATTTAGATTTGGTAGAGTTTGTTTTAAACCCTGCGGCATACCGGCAAACACACTTGATAGGGTAACACTCAGTTATGACGAGCTTGAAGCCATAAGATTGGCAGATTTCGAGGGTCTATATCAACAACAGGCAAGTGAACTCATGCAAGTCTCAAGGCCTACGTTTTCACGTATCATCGAAAGAGCTCATCAGAAGATAGCAGACGCTTTAATTCATTCTAAAGCTATAGAGATAGAGGAAGAGGGTGAATTCCCAGAATAG
- a CDS encoding FAD-dependent oxidoreductase: MSSLFDVVRLGNLELKNRFVMAPVKTAYGNPKGEVNELHLKFYEKLAKGGLSLIITEPVAVLKSGREHPKQLCIDEEHCVSELRKITDVIHKNGSLACLNINHAGRAANPKASGQPPLAPSAITCPATAQTPQELTKDQIKEIIKAFGQATRKAKEAGFDAVELQAGMGYLIAQFLKDRTNKRNDEYGKDKSLFAKEVFEEVFSNASGMSIIVRISANEFVDGGITPEDNKVIFELAENYGAVAIHAGLGNACDTPPWYYSATFTPEDKQIEMFKKVKSLTKLPLIVDGRMANKQKMEAALKDGWADLIGLGKSLACDQEIVKKLQEGKDDEVYYCGGCLQGCLLKVKAGVGLGCIINPFVNRDRFEKSDKKLKFVVVGGGPAGMAAATYAAMKGYDTVLFEKKKLGGQFNLAVKPPFKESMQRPLDSMIKELNRYGVKVRYEEANYDKIKEENPDVVVIATGATSSIPNIDGIENEYVIDAFSYFENTKPPKGKRALVLGVGLIGREAMEDLLVKKGFEEVVGIDILKELPADFTLARLSSNPKVKIITGAKLERFTENGAIINKDTKEENIGKFDTIITSIGTKPNKDLYEFLKDKFDNIKLIGDANNIGDIYQATHDAYDVIAKY, translated from the coding sequence ATGAGTAGTCTGTTTGATGTTGTAAGGTTGGGTAACTTAGAGTTGAAAAACAGGTTTGTCATGGCACCTGTTAAAACAGCCTACGGCAATCCTAAGGGTGAAGTGAACGAACTCCATCTGAAATTCTACGAAAAGCTTGCAAAAGGTGGGTTATCTCTAATAATCACAGAGCCTGTAGCAGTTTTGAAAAGCGGAAGGGAACACCCAAAACAGCTATGCATAGATGAAGAACATTGCGTTTCTGAACTCAGGAAAATAACCGATGTAATACATAAAAATGGTTCTTTGGCATGTCTAAATATAAATCATGCCGGAAGGGCTGCAAACCCCAAAGCAAGCGGTCAGCCTCCACTTGCTCCAAGTGCTATTACCTGCCCAGCTACAGCTCAAACGCCTCAAGAGCTTACTAAAGACCAGATAAAAGAGATAATAAAAGCCTTTGGGCAAGCAACAAGAAAAGCAAAAGAGGCCGGTTTTGATGCCGTAGAACTTCAGGCTGGAATGGGCTATCTAATTGCTCAGTTCTTAAAAGATAGAACAAACAAAAGAAACGATGAGTATGGTAAAGACAAGAGTCTATTTGCCAAAGAGGTATTTGAGGAGGTCTTTAGCAACGCCTCTGGCATGTCTATTATTGTTAGAATATCGGCAAATGAATTTGTTGATGGTGGTATCACACCAGAGGATAATAAGGTGATATTCGAGCTAGCAGAGAACTACGGTGCAGTTGCTATACATGCAGGTCTTGGTAATGCATGTGATACGCCCCCGTGGTATTATTCAGCAACATTTACACCAGAAGATAAACAGATAGAGATGTTCAAAAAGGTTAAGTCCCTAACTAAACTACCGCTTATAGTCGATGGCAGAATGGCAAATAAACAAAAAATGGAAGCCGCCCTAAAAGATGGCTGGGCTGATCTGATAGGCCTTGGAAAATCGTTGGCATGCGATCAGGAGATAGTTAAAAAGCTTCAAGAAGGTAAGGATGATGAGGTTTATTATTGCGGGGGATGCTTGCAGGGCTGTCTGTTAAAGGTTAAAGCAGGTGTTGGTCTGGGCTGCATAATTAATCCGTTTGTTAATAGAGATAGGTTTGAGAAATCAGATAAAAAACTTAAATTTGTTGTTGTAGGTGGAGGCCCAGCGGGGATGGCTGCTGCAACCTATGCCGCCATGAAGGGGTATGATACTGTCTTGTTTGAGAAGAAAAAACTGGGAGGCCAATTCAATCTTGCAGTAAAACCACCATTTAAAGAAAGCATGCAGAGACCCCTTGATTCAATGATAAAAGAACTCAATAGGTATGGGGTTAAGGTTAGATACGAAGAAGCTAACTACGATAAAATCAAGGAAGAGAACCCTGATGTTGTTGTAATAGCCACAGGTGCAACATCATCTATCCCAAACATAGACGGCATAGAAAATGAATATGTTATAGATGCCTTCTCCTACTTTGAGAATACAAAGCCGCCAAAAGGAAAAAGGGCCTTGGTGCTCGGAGTTGGACTAATAGGAAGAGAAGCTATGGAAGACCTTCTGGTTAAAAAAGGTTTCGAAGAGGTTGTGGGTATTGATATACTTAAAGAGCTTCCAGCCGATTTCACTCTTGCAAGATTGAGTAGTAATCCCAAGGTTAAAATCATAACAGGAGCAAAGCTTGAGAGATTTACCGAAAACGGTGCTATTATTAATAAAGACACAAAAGAGGAAAATATAGGTAAATTTGACACAATCATAACAAGTATAGGAACAAAGCCAAACAAAGACCTTTATGAATTTTTAAAGGATAAATTTGATAATATCAAATTAATAGGAGATGCTAATAATATTGGTGATATTTACCAAGCAACACACGATGCATACGATGTCATTGCAAAATATTAA